A window of the Tiliqua scincoides isolate rTilSci1 chromosome 5, rTilSci1.hap2, whole genome shotgun sequence genome harbors these coding sequences:
- the LOC136653951 gene encoding olfactory receptor 4Q3-like, which yields MNGSTVTEFVFLDFSGSQTVQLFLLTLVTTCYTIILMGNLLIIVTVLSEPKLFRCPMYFFLANLSVLDISLGSVAAPKLATDLVNSGGTISFVGCMAQIMTFHFFSGAEMFLLSVMAYDRYVAICHPLRYTTIMNQQRCLRFIIFCWTGGFIHGSLNAVLVARLPYCGPNVLDNFFCDFPQVMKLSCSETYVVEIFTLINDSLVALPNFLSLLLSYVIILATLCGRFGKGGTKALSTCGSHLMVVGLYYGPIGFVYFKPASGNQVDKMAAVFYMVVTPSLNPLIYTLRNKEVKGAMGKLKNKCKRLLLL from the coding sequence ATGAATGGGTCCACTGTGACAGAGTTTGTCTTCCTGGACTTCTCCGGCTCCCAGACTGTCCAGCTTTTCCTTTTAACCCTGGTGACGACTTGCTACACAATCATCCTTATGGGAAATTTGCTAATCATAGTGACTGTGCTGTCTGAGCCCAAGCTCTTTCGgtgccccatgtatttcttcctggcCAATCTGTCTGTCCTTGACATCTCTTTGGGCTCTGTAGCAGCCCCCAAACTAGCAACCGACCTAGTGAACAGTGGTGGAACCATTTCTTTTGTAGGTTGCATGGCTCAGATAATGACCTTCCACTTCTTTAGTGGTGCAGAAATGTTCCTCCTCTCTGTCATGGCCTACGACCgttatgtggccatctgccacccactgaggTACACAACCATCATGAACCAACAGCGTTGCTTACGTTTTATCATATTTTGCTGGACAGGAGGCTTCATTCATGGCAGTCTTAATGCAGTGCTGGTGGCCCGACTTCCATATTGTGGTCCGAATGTGCTTGATAATTTCTTCTGCGACTTCCCACAGGTAATGAAGCTGTCCTGCTCGGAAACCTATGTTGTTGAGATTTTCACGTTGATCAATGACAGTCTGGTAGCTCTTCCCAATTTTCTGTCCTTGCTGCTTTCATATGTCATCATCCTGGCCACCCTTTGTGGCCGTTTTGGGAAGGGTGGTACTAAGGCTCTGTCCACCTGTGGCTCTCACCTGATGGTGGTTGGCCTCTACTATGGGCCCATTGGTTTTGTGTATTTTAAGCCTGCCTCTGGAAACCAGGTGGACAAGATGGCTGCTGTATTTTACATGGTGGTCACACCTTCCCTCAATCCCCTCATCTATACTCTGAGGAAcaaggaggtgaagggagctatGGGGAAGTTGAAAAACAAATGTAAACGCCTCTTGCTGCTTTAA
- the LOC136653950 gene encoding olfactory receptor 4Q3-like — protein sequence MNGSTVTEFVFLDFSGSRTAQLFLLTLVITCYTTVLVGNLLIIVTVQSEPKLFQSPMYFFLANLSLLDISMGSVAAPKLATELVNKGGTISFAGCMAQIMTCHFFGGGEMFLLSVMAYDRYMAICHPLRYATIMNRQCCFRLIIFCWTGGFIHGSFNAVVLSQQPYCGPNVLDHFFCDIPQVMKLSCSETYIVEILMLISDGVVTLPCFLSLLVSYVIILATLCGHFGKGGIKALSTCGSHLMVVGLYYGPIGFVYFKPASGNQVDKMAAVFYMVVTPALNPLIYTLRNKEVKGAMGKLKNKANLSISCCLNRSRSLELPFPAK from the coding sequence ATGAATGGGTCTACTGTGACAGAGTTTGTCTTCCTGGACTTCTCTGGCTCCCGCACTGCCCAGCTCTTCCTTTTAACCCTGGTCATCACTTGCTACACAACTGTCCTTGTGGGAAATTTGCTAATCATAGTGACTGTGCAGTCTGAGCCCAAGCTCTTTCAgtcccccatgtatttcttcctggccaatctgtccctccttgacatctCTATGGGCTCTGTAGCAGCCCCCAAACTAGCAACCGAACTAGTGAACAAGGGTGGAACCATTTCTTTTGCAGGTTGCATGGCTCAAATTATGACCTGCCACTTCTTTGGTGGTGGAGAAATGTTCCTCCTCTCGGTCATGGCCTATGACCGCTAtatggccatctgccacccactgaggTATGCAACCATCATGAACCGACAATGTTGCTTTCGTCTTATCATATTTTGCTGGACAGGAGGCTTCATTCATGGCAGTTTTAATGCAGTGGTGTTGTCCCAACAACCATATTGTGGACCAAATGTGCTTGATCATTTCTTCTGCGACATCCCACAGGTAATGAAGCTGTCCTGTTCGGAAACCTATATTGTTGAAATACTCATGTTGATCAGTGACGGAGTGGTCACTTTACCCTGTTTTCTGTCCTTGCTGGTTTCTTATGTCATCATCCTGGCCACCCTTTGTGGCCATTTTGGGAAGGGTGGTATTAAGGCTCTGTCCACCTGTGGCTCTCACCTGATGGTGGTTGGCCTCTACTATGGGCCCATTGGTTTTGTGTATTTTAAGCCTGCCTCTGGAAACCAGGTGGACAAGATGGCTGCTGTATTCTACATGGTGGTCACCCCTGCCCTCAATCCCCTCATCTATACTCTGAGGAACAAGGAGGTGAAGGGAGCCATGGGGAAgttgaaaaacaaagcaaacctAAGCATCTCTTGCTGCCTCAACAGGAGTAGAAGTTTAGAGCTTCCTTTCCCTGCCAAATAA
- the LOC136653952 gene encoding olfactory receptor 4Q3-like yields the protein MAAAGTGPTIKMNGSTVTEFVFLDFSGSRTAQLFLLTLVITCYTTVLVGNLLIIVTVWLEPKLFQCPMYYFLANLSLLDISMGSVAAPKLAANLVNKGGTISFVGCMAQIMTGHFFAGGEMFLLSVMAYDRYVAICHPLRYATIMNRQCCFHLIIFCWTGGFIHGSFNVVVLSQQPYCGPNVLDHFFCEIPQVMKLSCSETYIAEILMLISDGLIILPCFLSLLVSYVIILATLCGRFGKGGIKALSTCGSHLMVVGLYYGPIGFVYFKPASGNQVDKMAAVFYMVVTPALNPLIYTLRNKEVKGAMGKLKNKGY from the exons atggctgctgcagggactg GACCAACCATCAAGATGAATGGGTCCACTGTGACAGAGTTTGTCTTCCTGGACTTCTCTGGCTCCCGCACTGCCCAGCTCTTCCTTTTAACCCTGGTCATCACTTGCTACACAACTGTCCTTGTGGGAAATTTGCTAATCATAGTGACTGTGTGGTTGGAGCCCAAGCTCTTTCAGTGCCCCATGTATTACTTCCTGGCCaatctgtccctccttgacatctCTATGGGCTCTGTAGCAGCCCCCAAACTAGCAGCTAACCTAGTGAACAAGGGTGGAACCATTTCTTTTGTAGGCTGCATGGCTCAGATAATGACCGGCCACTTCTTTGCTGGTGGAGAAATGTTCCTCCTCTCGGTCATGGCCTATGACCgttatgtggccatctgccacccactgaggTATGCAACCATCATGAACCGACAATGTTGCTTTCATCTTATCATATTTTGCTGGACAGGAGGCTTCATTCATGGCAGTTTTAATGTAGTGGTGTTGTCCCAACAACCATATTGTGGACCAAATGTGCTTGATCatttcttctgtgaaatcccacagGTAATGAAGCTGTCCTGTTCAGAAACCTATATTGCTGAAATACTCATGTTGATCAGTGATGGCTTAATCATTTTACCTTGTTTTCTGTCCTTGCTGGTTTCTTATGTCATCATCCTGGCCACCCTTTGTGGCCGTTTTGGGAAGGGTGGTATTAAGGCTCTGTCCACCTGTGGCTCTCACCTGATGGTGGTTGGCCTCTACTATGGGCCCATTGGTTTTGTGTATTTTAAGCCTGCCTCTGGAAACCAGGTGGACAAGATGGCTGCTGTATTCTACATGGTGGTCACCCCTGCCCTCAATCCCCTTATCTATACTCTGAGGAACAAGGAGGTGAAGGGAGCCATGGGGAAGCTGAAAAACAAAG GATATTAA